In a genomic window of Pseudomonas oryzihabitans:
- a CDS encoding Gfo/Idh/MocA family protein produces MIRIAIVGLGKIARDQHLPALAANPDYELVAVASRNAQLDGVAHYPSLSALLEDGPAIDAVSLCAPAAVRYEQAREALAAGKHVMLEKPPGATLSEVEALTRQAEAAGLSLFATWHSRYAQGVQPAREWLEGKRIQAVRIEWKEDVRVWHPGQAWIWEPGGMGVFDPGINALSIVTAILPRPFFLKEATLQVPGNCQTPVAAQLAFVDSAGVPIAADFDFLQTGPQTWDIHVDTEAGRLTLSKGGSELYLDGKLTHQGPDREYAGLYARFAELVAQNRSDVDVAPLRHVADAFLYGRRETVAEFHE; encoded by the coding sequence ATGATAAGAATAGCCATCGTCGGTTTGGGCAAGATCGCCCGTGACCAGCACCTGCCGGCGCTCGCCGCCAATCCCGACTACGAGCTGGTCGCCGTGGCCAGCCGTAACGCCCAGCTCGACGGCGTCGCCCATTATCCCAGCCTGAGCGCCCTGCTCGAAGACGGCCCGGCCATCGATGCCGTGTCCCTCTGCGCCCCTGCGGCAGTGCGCTACGAACAGGCGCGCGAAGCCCTGGCCGCCGGCAAGCACGTGATGCTGGAAAAGCCGCCGGGCGCGACCCTGAGTGAGGTGGAGGCCCTGACGCGCCAGGCCGAGGCGGCGGGCCTTTCGCTGTTCGCCACCTGGCATTCGCGCTATGCCCAGGGCGTGCAGCCGGCGCGGGAATGGCTGGAAGGCAAGCGCATCCAGGCGGTGCGTATCGAGTGGAAGGAAGACGTGCGTGTCTGGCACCCCGGTCAGGCCTGGATCTGGGAGCCGGGCGGCATGGGCGTCTTCGATCCGGGCATCAATGCCCTGTCCATCGTCACCGCCATCCTGCCGCGACCGTTCTTCCTCAAGGAGGCGACGCTGCAGGTGCCGGGCAATTGCCAGACGCCGGTGGCGGCGCAGTTGGCCTTCGTCGACAGCGCCGGGGTGCCCATCGCCGCCGATTTCGACTTCCTGCAGACCGGCCCCCAGACCTGGGACATCCACGTCGACACCGAAGCTGGGCGCCTGACCCTGAGCAAGGGCGGCAGCGAGTTGTATCTGGACGGCAAGCTGACCCACCAGGGACCGGACCGGGAATACGCCGGTCTTTATGCCCGCTTCGCCGAGCTGGTGGCGCAGAACCGTTCCGACGTGGACGTGGCGCCGCTGCGGCACGTAGCCGATGCCTTCCTCTATGGACGACGCGAGACGGTGGCGGAGTTTCACGAGTAG
- the ptrR gene encoding putrescine utilization regulator PtrR yields the protein MEFAELRIFQAVAEEGSLVRAAERLNRVPSNLSTRLRQLEEKLGVELFLRERQRLHLTAAGHRLLDYAHRLFALADEARSAVQDGEPAGTFVLGSMFSTAAIHLPGLLARYHQRHPKVNLQVHSGPSGELVEGLLAGRLDAALVDGPAPDAALEGQPWFEERLVLITGLELGPVRSPADVAGRPVFGFRAGCSYRRYLDTWYAAAGVPSGPVMEIESYHSMLACVITGGVALMPESMLDSLPGRERVQRHEIQARFARATTWLMWRKGREGANLRSWLELHEGLPDATREAVALV from the coding sequence ATGGAGTTCGCCGAGCTAAGAATTTTCCAGGCAGTGGCCGAAGAGGGCTCCCTGGTACGGGCCGCCGAACGGCTCAACCGGGTACCGTCCAACCTCTCCACACGCCTGCGGCAGCTGGAAGAAAAGCTCGGCGTGGAGCTGTTCCTGCGCGAGCGTCAGCGGCTGCACCTGACCGCCGCCGGCCACCGCCTGCTGGACTACGCCCATCGGTTGTTCGCCCTGGCCGACGAGGCGCGCAGCGCGGTGCAGGATGGCGAGCCGGCGGGCACCTTCGTGCTCGGCTCGATGTTCAGCACCGCGGCCATCCATTTGCCGGGTCTGTTGGCGCGTTATCACCAGCGCCATCCCAAGGTGAATCTGCAGGTGCACAGCGGACCCAGCGGCGAGTTGGTGGAAGGCCTGCTGGCGGGTCGGCTGGATGCCGCCCTGGTGGACGGCCCGGCGCCCGATGCGGCGCTGGAAGGCCAGCCCTGGTTCGAGGAGCGTCTGGTGCTGATCACCGGCTTGGAACTCGGTCCGGTGCGTTCGCCGGCCGACGTAGCCGGGCGCCCGGTGTTCGGCTTTCGCGCCGGTTGCTCCTATCGCCGCTACCTGGACACCTGGTACGCCGCGGCCGGGGTGCCCAGCGGGCCGGTGATGGAGATCGAGTCCTACCACAGCATGCTGGCCTGCGTGATCACCGGTGGGGTGGCCTTGATGCCGGAGTCCATGCTCGACAGCCTGCCCGGCCGCGAGCGGGTGCAGCGGCACGAGATCCAGGCGCGCTTCGCCCGGGCCACCACCTGGCTGATGTGGCGCAAGGGCCGCGAGGGCGCCAATCTGCGCAGCTGGCTGGAATTGCACGAAGGCCTGCCAGACGCCACCCGCGAGGCTGTTGCTTTGGTGTGA
- a CDS encoding YbfB/YjiJ family MFS transporter, with protein sequence MTATTRLLACLLALATAMGIGRFALTPALPHLIAEGQIDLTGASLLAAANYLGYLLGALDALFARRTHARLVGGLWLCAGLTLASLLADGLAAQALLRFGTGLASAWVLVMVTGLSQPLAAEAGRPRLGALVFTGPGVGILISGLMALVSNRLGGGSSQLWLSYGLLASVATLALLPLLPRRGPATPLPTAATAPAKRSPAFNRLILAYGLVGVGYILPATFLSQMAASRFHGQWQADLFWPGYGLAAALGVVLVSLRRPGTDTRRWLIATLWLQATGVLLCLLPGSLALFLGVLLCGGPFLACMQLVMQLGRELAPTTPQRNAGVLTASFATGQLLGPLLGAASSHFAGNLQPALIVAAFGLLLAGVQLLRPSATLQRCAA encoded by the coding sequence ATGACCGCCACTACCCGTCTGCTGGCCTGCCTGCTGGCCCTGGCCACCGCCATGGGGATCGGCCGCTTCGCCCTCACCCCCGCCCTGCCCCACCTGATCGCCGAAGGCCAGATCGATCTCACCGGCGCCAGCCTGCTGGCCGCGGCCAACTATCTGGGCTATCTGCTCGGCGCCCTGGACGCCCTCTTCGCTCGCCGTACCCATGCGCGCCTGGTGGGCGGCCTCTGGCTTTGCGCCGGCCTCACCCTGGCCTCGCTGCTGGCCGATGGCCTGGCGGCCCAGGCGCTGCTGCGCTTCGGTACCGGCCTGGCCAGCGCCTGGGTGCTGGTCATGGTGACCGGCCTGAGCCAGCCGCTGGCCGCCGAAGCAGGACGGCCACGCCTCGGCGCCCTGGTCTTCACCGGTCCCGGGGTGGGCATCCTCATCAGTGGCCTCATGGCCCTGGTCAGTAATCGCCTGGGCGGCGGCTCCAGCCAGCTCTGGCTGAGCTATGGCCTGCTCGCCAGCGTCGCCACCCTGGCGCTGCTGCCCTTGCTGCCGCGCCGGGGTCCCGCCACCCCGCTACCCACCGCCGCCACGGCACCGGCCAAGCGTTCGCCGGCCTTCAATCGCCTGATCCTGGCCTACGGCCTGGTAGGCGTCGGCTACATCCTGCCGGCCACCTTCCTCTCGCAGATGGCGGCCAGCCGCTTCCATGGCCAATGGCAGGCCGACCTCTTCTGGCCCGGCTACGGCCTGGCCGCGGCCCTGGGGGTGGTCCTGGTGAGCCTGCGCCGTCCGGGCACCGACACCCGCCGCTGGCTGATCGCTACCCTCTGGCTGCAAGCCACCGGCGTACTGCTCTGCCTGCTGCCGGGTAGCCTGGCCCTGTTCCTCGGCGTGTTGCTCTGCGGCGGTCCCTTCCTCGCCTGCATGCAATTGGTGATGCAGCTCGGTCGCGAACTGGCACCGACCACGCCGCAGCGCAATGCCGGAGTCCTCACCGCCAGCTTCGCCACCGGCCAGTTGCTCGGTCCACTGCTCGGCGCGGCCAGCAGTCACTTCGCCGGCAACCTGCAACCGGCCCTGATCGTGGCTGCCTTTGGCCTGCTGCTCGCCGGCGTCCAGCTGCTGCGGCCCAGCGCGACACTGCAGCGCTGCGCCGCGTGA
- a CDS encoding acetolactate synthase large subunit gives MMKASDLVVRCLENEGVEYIFGIPGEENLDLLESLRNSSQIKLILTRHEQSAGFMAATYGRFTGKTGVCLSTLGPGATNLVTAGAYAYLGGMPMLMLTGQKPIKKSKQGRFQILDVCRMMAPLTKYTHQFASADTIPSRIREAFRLAEEEKPGSVHLELPEDIADESTESLPVPPSLSRRPVAEAKAIAAAVSKLENARSPVLVLGAGTNRKMTARVLRQLIEKTGIPFVTTQLGKGVVDERHPRFLGNAALSAGDFVHRALESADLIVNIGHDVIEKPPFFMVRGGTEVIHINFRSAEVDPVYFPQVEVIGDIANAIWEIKERIEVQPTWDFDRLLTIREANEAHIAEGATDDRFPVYPQRLVADLRNVLPSDGIVALDNGIYKIWFARNYKAYMPNTVLLDNALATMGAGLPSAMAARLVHPNTPIVAVCGDGGFMMNSQELETAVRLKMNLVVIILRDDGYGMIRWKQAQMGFEDFGLDYGNPDFVRYAESYGAQGHRVESAAAFAPLVQHCLDTPGVHVIDCPVDYSENDRILHQEIKERSAAV, from the coding sequence ATGATGAAGGCCTCCGATCTGGTCGTTCGCTGCCTGGAAAACGAGGGTGTGGAATACATCTTCGGCATCCCCGGCGAAGAGAACCTGGACCTGCTGGAATCCCTGCGCAACTCCTCGCAGATCAAGCTGATCCTGACTCGCCACGAGCAGTCCGCCGGCTTCATGGCCGCCACCTACGGCCGCTTCACCGGCAAGACCGGGGTCTGCCTCTCCACCCTCGGCCCCGGTGCCACCAACCTGGTCACCGCCGGCGCCTACGCCTACCTCGGCGGCATGCCCATGCTGATGCTGACCGGCCAGAAGCCGATCAAGAAATCCAAGCAGGGCCGTTTCCAGATTCTCGACGTGTGCCGCATGATGGCGCCGCTCACCAAGTACACCCACCAGTTCGCCTCCGCCGACACCATCCCGTCGCGCATCCGCGAGGCCTTCCGCCTCGCCGAGGAAGAGAAGCCCGGCTCCGTGCACCTGGAACTGCCGGAAGACATCGCCGACGAATCCACCGAAAGCCTGCCGGTCCCGCCGAGCCTGAGCCGCCGTCCGGTGGCCGAGGCCAAGGCCATCGCTGCCGCCGTCTCCAAGCTGGAGAATGCCCGCAGCCCCGTACTGGTGCTGGGCGCCGGCACCAACCGCAAGATGACCGCCCGCGTCCTGCGCCAGCTGATCGAGAAGACCGGCATCCCCTTCGTCACCACCCAGCTCGGCAAGGGCGTGGTCGACGAGCGCCATCCGCGCTTCCTAGGCAACGCCGCCCTCTCCGCCGGTGACTTCGTCCACCGCGCCCTGGAGTCGGCCGACCTGATCGTCAACATCGGTCACGACGTCATCGAGAAGCCACCGTTCTTCATGGTCCGTGGCGGTACCGAGGTCATCCACATCAACTTCCGCTCCGCCGAAGTCGATCCGGTGTACTTCCCTCAGGTCGAGGTGATCGGCGACATCGCCAACGCCATCTGGGAGATCAAGGAGCGCATCGAGGTCCAGCCGACCTGGGACTTCGACCGCCTGCTGACCATCCGCGAAGCCAACGAGGCCCACATCGCCGAAGGCGCCACCGACGACCGCTTCCCGGTCTATCCCCAGCGCCTGGTGGCTGACCTGCGCAACGTGCTGCCCTCCGACGGCATCGTCGCCCTGGACAATGGCATCTACAAGATCTGGTTCGCCCGTAACTACAAGGCCTACATGCCCAACACGGTGCTGCTGGACAACGCCCTGGCCACCATGGGCGCCGGCCTGCCCTCGGCCATGGCCGCGCGCCTGGTCCATCCCAACACCCCCATCGTGGCGGTGTGCGGCGATGGCGGCTTCATGATGAACAGCCAGGAGCTGGAAACCGCGGTGCGCCTGAAGATGAACCTAGTAGTCATCATCCTGCGCGACGACGGCTACGGCATGATCCGCTGGAAGCAGGCGCAGATGGGCTTCGAGGACTTCGGCCTGGACTACGGCAACCCGGACTTCGTCCGCTACGCCGAAAGCTACGGCGCCCAGGGCCACCGCGTGGAAAGCGCCGCGGCCTTCGCCCCGCTGGTGCAGCACTGCCTGGACACCCCCGGCGTCCACGTCATCGACTGCCCGGTGGACTACTCCGAGAACGACCGCATCCTGCACCAGGAGATCAAGGAACGCAGCGCGGCGGTTTGA
- a CDS encoding GlxA family transcriptional regulator, which translates to MDTRRSYRTQRVDVVIYPGFKALEATSALTVFEYANAKRLEVGLPPAYELRLCAPEPGMIPSDTQIVLEARYGLALGADIALIVGARDIDRALAEQPGLVDWSRRMAQRAATLVGVCSGAFFLAEAGLLDSQRATTHWRLSSCLAQRYPRIDVVEDAIFLQAGHLWTSAGVTAALDLGLALVERDLGLDVALAVARDLVVYLKRPGGQSQFSHFLHSQMTQHAGVRQLQEWILSNLDRPLSLAVLSDRAAMSPRNLARVFRRETGCSPAEFVERGRIELARRLLEDGEAPLKQLAQRCGFSSDDHLRRVFQRQLGVTPRAYQQRFGRGGEATKKLIDPSSGRVSARLKRSR; encoded by the coding sequence ATGGATACTCGACGGAGCTACCGGACGCAGCGCGTCGATGTCGTCATCTACCCGGGCTTCAAGGCGCTTGAGGCAACCAGCGCCCTAACGGTCTTCGAGTACGCCAACGCCAAGCGGCTGGAGGTTGGCCTGCCGCCGGCCTACGAGCTCCGCCTCTGCGCACCCGAACCCGGCATGATTCCGTCGGATACCCAGATCGTGCTGGAGGCCCGGTACGGTCTGGCATTGGGAGCGGACATCGCCTTGATCGTCGGCGCGCGCGACATCGACCGGGCCCTGGCCGAGCAACCGGGTCTGGTCGACTGGAGCCGACGTATGGCCCAGCGGGCCGCGACCCTGGTAGGAGTGTGCTCGGGTGCCTTCTTCCTGGCCGAGGCGGGGCTGCTGGACAGCCAGCGCGCGACTACCCATTGGCGCCTGTCGAGCTGCCTGGCCCAGCGTTATCCGCGTATTGACGTCGTCGAGGACGCCATCTTCCTGCAGGCTGGACACCTTTGGACCTCGGCGGGCGTCACGGCGGCGCTCGACCTGGGGCTGGCGTTGGTCGAGCGGGACCTGGGCCTGGATGTGGCCCTGGCGGTGGCGCGGGACCTGGTGGTCTACCTGAAGCGCCCGGGCGGGCAGTCGCAATTCAGCCACTTCCTGCACAGCCAGATGACCCAGCATGCGGGGGTACGGCAGCTACAGGAATGGATCCTGAGCAACCTCGACCGGCCCCTGAGCCTGGCCGTCTTGAGTGACCGAGCGGCCATGAGCCCCCGTAACCTGGCGCGGGTCTTTCGCCGCGAGACCGGCTGCTCACCGGCGGAGTTCGTGGAGCGAGGGCGCATCGAGCTGGCGCGAAGGCTGCTGGAAGACGGCGAGGCGCCGCTCAAGCAGCTCGCCCAGCGCTGCGGATTCAGTTCCGACGACCACCTGCGCCGGGTATTCCAGCGGCAGCTGGGCGTCACGCCCAGGGCCTACCAGCAGCGTTTCGGGCGAGGAGGCGAGGCGACGAAGAAGCTCATCGATCCTTCATCTGGACGCGTATCGGCGCGGCTGAAGCGCTCCAGGTGA
- a CDS encoding S-(hydroxymethyl)glutathione dehydrogenase/class III alcohol dehydrogenase codes for MKTRAAIAWAPNQPLEFEEIDLEGPKDGEVLVRIVTTSLCHTDVFTLSGRDPEGKFPCILGHEGCGIVEEVGRGVTSVKPGDHVIPLYTPEDPNCPYIKSGKTNLSQSIRKTQGEGLMPDGTSRFSYKGRTIYHYMGTSTFSEYTVLPEIAVAKISRDAPLAKASIMGCAIPTGIGAVRNTAKVRPGDTVAVFGLGAVGMAVIQGAVLQGAGRIIGIDVNPAKFALARSLGAHDCLDPRDFKEPIEQVIVEMTNGGVDFSFECVGNVKLMRAALECCHKGWGESVIIGVAGAGEEIATRPFQLVTGRVWRGSAFGGVLGRTGLPQMVDEWLRGEINVDPYITHNMGHDALNVAFDLLKRGEAIRSVVHYRETDTLSHDLPGVIVDRQGKIITPL; via the coding sequence ATGAAGACACGAGCAGCCATTGCCTGGGCACCTAACCAACCTCTCGAGTTCGAAGAAATTGATCTGGAGGGACCGAAGGACGGCGAGGTACTGGTGCGTATCGTCACCACCAGCCTCTGCCACACCGACGTCTTTACCCTCTCGGGACGCGACCCCGAAGGCAAGTTTCCCTGCATTCTGGGCCACGAGGGCTGCGGCATCGTCGAAGAGGTGGGGCGCGGAGTGACCTCCGTAAAACCGGGCGATCATGTGATCCCCCTCTATACGCCCGAAGATCCGAATTGTCCCTACATCAAGTCCGGTAAGACCAATCTCAGCCAGAGCATCCGCAAGACCCAGGGTGAGGGCCTGATGCCCGATGGCACCAGTCGCTTCTCCTACAAGGGGCGGACGATCTATCACTACATGGGCACCAGCACCTTCAGCGAATACACGGTGCTACCGGAAATCGCCGTGGCCAAGATCAGCCGTGACGCCCCGCTCGCCAAGGCCTCGATCATGGGCTGCGCCATTCCTACCGGAATTGGTGCGGTGCGTAATACCGCCAAGGTGCGTCCCGGCGACACGGTGGCCGTGTTCGGATTGGGGGCGGTGGGCATGGCAGTGATCCAGGGCGCGGTACTGCAGGGAGCGGGCCGTATCATCGGCATCGACGTGAACCCAGCCAAGTTCGCGCTGGCGCGCTCACTGGGCGCGCATGATTGCCTCGATCCCCGGGACTTCAAGGAGCCCATCGAACAGGTCATCGTCGAGATGACCAACGGCGGCGTGGACTTTTCCTTCGAGTGCGTCGGTAACGTCAAGCTGATGCGCGCTGCACTGGAATGCTGCCACAAGGGCTGGGGTGAAAGCGTCATCATCGGTGTGGCCGGGGCGGGCGAGGAAATCGCCACCCGTCCCTTCCAGCTGGTGACGGGCCGGGTCTGGCGGGGATCGGCCTTCGGAGGAGTACTCGGCCGTACCGGGCTGCCGCAGATGGTGGACGAATGGCTACGGGGCGAGATCAATGTCGATCCCTATATCACCCACAACATGGGGCACGACGCGCTGAATGTCGCTTTCGACCTCCTCAAGCGCGGCGAAGCGATACGCTCGGTCGTGCATTACCGTGAAACGGATACCCTCAGCCATGACTTACCCGGCGTGATCGTGGATCGACAGGGCAAGATCATTACGCCTCTTTGA
- the choX gene encoding choline ABC transporter substrate-binding protein gives MRRCFMWLRLICLLSVALFASWASATTEPEECRVVKFSDTGWTDVQVTTASARYVLSALGYQVEVQRLSVPDTLQALADGNVDVFLGTWMPSMEKRIKPYLDNNQIQQIRVNLEGARYTLGVLQNVYDEGVKSFADLSKYAGKFDHEIYGLQPGGNGNKRIQNMISQNAYGLGDFKLIESSESVMLANVKRKELLNQWVVFLAWEPHPMNTQFKIAYLSGGEDVWGPNLGASSVYTSTRKDYARKCPNVGRFLANLHFTIDMENKLSSEVLDQKTNPRRAVRNFLRENGAVLDKWLEGVQSVSGTPGSATVKAALAR, from the coding sequence ATGCGGAGGTGTTTCATGTGGCTAAGACTCATTTGCCTGCTCAGTGTTGCTCTGTTCGCTTCCTGGGCATCCGCAACGACTGAGCCCGAGGAGTGCCGGGTCGTGAAGTTTTCCGATACCGGCTGGACTGACGTTCAGGTCACCACCGCCAGCGCGCGCTACGTGCTGAGTGCCCTGGGCTATCAGGTGGAGGTTCAGCGCCTATCCGTGCCGGATACGCTGCAGGCGTTGGCTGATGGTAACGTCGATGTTTTTCTAGGTACTTGGATGCCAAGTATGGAAAAACGTATCAAGCCTTATCTGGACAACAATCAAATCCAGCAGATTCGAGTGAACCTGGAGGGCGCTAGATATACCTTGGGTGTGCTGCAAAACGTTTACGATGAGGGGGTGAAAAGTTTTGCCGATCTTTCGAAATATGCAGGCAAGTTCGATCACGAGATCTACGGTCTCCAGCCGGGAGGTAACGGGAACAAGCGTATTCAAAACATGATAAGCCAGAATGCCTATGGCCTTGGTGACTTCAAGCTCATAGAATCCAGCGAAAGCGTGATGCTGGCGAATGTGAAACGCAAAGAGCTCTTGAATCAGTGGGTCGTATTCTTGGCGTGGGAGCCGCACCCGATGAATACCCAGTTCAAAATCGCTTATCTTTCCGGTGGAGAGGATGTCTGGGGTCCTAATCTGGGTGCTTCTTCAGTCTATACCAGTACTCGCAAGGACTATGCGAGAAAGTGCCCCAACGTTGGGCGGTTCTTGGCCAATCTTCATTTCACTATCGATATGGAAAATAAACTGTCATCTGAGGTGCTGGACCAAAAGACCAATCCCCGTCGAGCGGTACGCAATTTTCTTAGAGAGAATGGCGCAGTCCTGGATAAGTGGCTGGAGGGGGTGCAGTCAGTATCCGGTACGCCTGGCTCTGCGACCGTGAAGGCCGCTCTCGCCCGTTGA
- a CDS encoding methyl-accepting chemotaxis protein has translation MYGIASQTNILALNAVNKAACTKEQVGGFAVIGNECRDACIVLSTYRGKYSGAHR, from the coding sequence ATCTACGGTATTGCCAGTCAGACGAATATCCTCGCATTGAATGCTGTGAACAAAGCAGCATGTACCAAAGAGCAGGTTGGCGGGTTCGCGGTAATAGGCAATGAATGTCGGGACGCGTGCATCGTGCTGAGCACTTACCGGGGAAAGTATTCTGGCGCTCATCGTTGA
- a CDS encoding HAD family hydrolase, whose translation MKTTTPIRAILFDKDGTLIDYHQSWGPTNRRAAKLAAAGDKELESHLLAVAGFDNATGLTAADSLFASGNTEEIARTWVKAGCSYPLNALTQTLDELFQQSARHAVPVSDLFALFKELNARGIAIGIASSDSETAIRLMLEVFGISDFVAFVAGYDSGYGWKPEPGMLLQFSAVVGIPTSEIAVVGDNLHDMAMAEAGGAGLRVGVLSGTGTLETLTPAADFCLPSIASLNLDQLVSRL comes from the coding sequence ATGAAAACGACCACGCCCATCAGAGCCATCCTGTTCGACAAGGACGGGACCTTGATCGACTACCACCAGTCCTGGGGACCGACCAATCGCCGGGCGGCAAAGCTCGCCGCCGCTGGAGACAAGGAACTCGAGTCGCACCTGCTGGCTGTAGCGGGATTCGACAACGCGACCGGCCTGACCGCTGCCGACAGCCTGTTCGCTTCCGGTAACACCGAGGAAATCGCGCGCACCTGGGTGAAAGCGGGCTGCTCTTACCCCCTGAACGCCCTGACCCAAACGCTGGATGAGCTGTTCCAGCAAAGTGCCAGGCACGCGGTGCCGGTCAGCGACCTGTTCGCCTTGTTCAAAGAGCTGAACGCACGCGGCATCGCCATCGGCATCGCCAGTAGCGACAGTGAAACCGCTATCAGGTTGATGTTGGAGGTGTTTGGCATCAGCGATTTCGTCGCCTTCGTCGCGGGTTATGACAGTGGTTATGGGTGGAAGCCTGAACCAGGCATGCTCCTGCAATTCTCTGCAGTGGTGGGGATTCCGACCAGTGAAATTGCGGTGGTAGGGGACAACCTGCATGACATGGCAATGGCCGAGGCGGGCGGTGCCGGTCTGCGTGTAGGCGTCTTGAGCGGGACGGGTACTCTCGAAACGCTCACGCCCGCTGCAGACTTCTGTCTGCCCAGTATTGCCAGCTTGAATCTGGATCAACTGGTTTCGAGGCTTTAG
- a CDS encoding ABC transporter permease subunit, with product MSSVDIPERASATRLPMKRVGEDRLVRWTLTGVVLAGLLLFLVMPIATILIRSTETPTGTGLANFTNAFASARFWGLIGNSVGMAGLTTVLVIVLAYGYAYGLQRTLVKGKGFLRLVALIPLFAPSLVQGQGLILLFGRNGAINRYLGLDINIYGFHGIVTANLFYAFPYAFLILSAALAIADARPYESARVMGASHWRTFRTVTLPPTLYGLAAACFVCFTLVLTDFGNAMLIGGDFNVLATEMYNQVIGQAQFALGAVIGVVLLIPAMIAKILEKRITRRQTSLIAPQSRPLEPRPDRARDLGFGLYLYGFAAIMLSIVGIVVVTSFVTLWPYNLTPTFKHYAFDFADGITPLWNSILIATLTATLGVIMAGLGAIVVTKFPGPTTPLLSLLAILPSAVPGMVLGLGYVLMLNNPVNPLHVLYGTLLSMVILNVYYNHSQAFLITNTSLTQVGKSYDEASRMLGAGVLRTLRKVTLPILWPTLLGVWVFYFMRAMVSLSALIFLITPSTQIASVAVLQLSDRGAMNQAAAFSVCIMATVGACLLVVRLILLLAGAKDVKLIR from the coding sequence ATGAGTAGTGTCGATATCCCCGAGCGCGCCAGTGCGACCCGACTGCCCATGAAGCGTGTCGGCGAGGACCGGCTGGTACGCTGGACGCTGACCGGGGTGGTGCTGGCCGGTCTGCTGCTGTTCCTGGTGATGCCGATCGCCACCATCCTGATCCGCAGCACCGAAACCCCGACCGGAACGGGCCTGGCCAACTTCACCAATGCCTTCGCCAGCGCCCGCTTCTGGGGCCTGATCGGCAACAGCGTCGGCATGGCCGGGCTCACCACGGTGCTGGTGATCGTCCTGGCCTATGGCTACGCCTACGGCCTGCAGCGCACCCTGGTCAAGGGCAAGGGCTTCCTGCGGCTGGTCGCCCTGATACCGCTGTTCGCTCCCTCGCTGGTACAGGGCCAGGGCCTGATCCTGCTGTTCGGCCGCAATGGCGCCATCAACCGCTATCTGGGCCTGGACATCAACATCTATGGCTTCCACGGCATCGTCACCGCCAACCTCTTCTACGCCTTTCCCTACGCTTTCCTGATCCTTTCGGCGGCCCTGGCCATCGCCGATGCGCGACCCTACGAGAGCGCCCGGGTGATGGGCGCCAGCCACTGGCGGACCTTCCGCACCGTCACCCTGCCACCGACGCTCTACGGCCTGGCCGCCGCCTGCTTCGTCTGCTTCACCCTGGTGCTCACCGACTTCGGCAACGCCATGCTGATCGGCGGCGACTTCAACGTGCTGGCCACCGAGATGTACAACCAGGTGATCGGCCAGGCGCAATTCGCCCTGGGGGCGGTGATCGGGGTGGTGCTCCTGATCCCGGCGATGATCGCCAAGATCCTCGAGAAGCGCATCACCCGGCGACAGACCTCGCTGATCGCCCCCCAGTCACGGCCGCTGGAGCCGCGTCCGGACCGCGCCCGTGACCTGGGCTTCGGGCTGTACCTCTATGGCTTCGCAGCCATCATGCTGAGCATCGTCGGCATCGTGGTGGTGACCAGCTTCGTCACCCTCTGGCCCTACAACCTGACGCCGACCTTCAAGCACTACGCCTTCGACTTCGCCGATGGCATCACCCCGCTATGGAACAGCATCCTGATCGCCACCCTGACCGCCACCCTGGGCGTGATCATGGCCGGGCTGGGCGCCATCGTGGTCACCAAGTTCCCCGGCCCGACCACGCCGCTGCTGTCGCTGCTGGCCATCCTGCCCTCGGCGGTGCCGGGCATGGTGCTGGGCCTGGGCTACGTGCTGATGCTCAACAACCCGGTCAATCCGCTGCACGTGCTCTACGGCACCCTGCTGTCGATGGTGATCCTCAACGTCTACTACAACCACAGCCAGGCGTTCCTGATCACCAACACCAGCCTGACCCAGGTGGGCAAGAGCTACGACGAAGCCTCGCGGATGCTGGGGGCCGGGGTGTTGCGCACCCTGCGCAAGGTCACCCTGCCGATCCTCTGGCCGACGCTGCTGGGGGTGTGGGTGTTCTACTTCATGCGCGCCATGGTCTCGCTGTCGGCGCTGATCTTCCTGATCACGCCATCCACCCAGATCGCCTCGGTGGCGGTGCTGCAACTGTCCGACCGGGGCGCCATGAACCAGGCGGCGGCCTTCTCCGTGTGCATCATGGCCACGGTGGGTGCCTGCCTGCTGGTCGTCCGATTGATCCTGCTGCTCGCCGGCGCCAAAGACGTGAAACTGATCCGATGA